The Nothobranchius furzeri strain GRZ-AD chromosome 6, NfurGRZ-RIMD1, whole genome shotgun sequence genome includes a region encoding these proteins:
- the snx30 gene encoding sorting nexin-30 — protein MSVGAPRGLASSGQKLITEMLHPLSAAEEQLSPWPDVTISVGVEKQEPGLTNGTPVEMSNPASTLQLIDRLQLDDELEADTQDPSETHDLFVTVDDPKKHVLTMETYITYRVSTKTTRIEFDLPEYCVRRRYQDFDWLRTKLEDSQPTHLIPPLPEKFVMKGVVDRFSEEFVETRMKALDKFLKRVADHPVLSFNPHLNAFLTAKDLNKRQGLALLTKVGESVKHVTGGYKLRARPSEFCAMGEYLDTFSQKLGTLDRIAQRILKEQSEYLTELREYSSVYSSWAGSEEQLQRPLEGVAGCVTTCCGAMEDLSDSTSQDFLPVLREYVLYIESMKNVLRKRDQSQAEYEGRLEAAVLRKQEDRTPIPVEVEKCQDKVECFNADLKADWERWQRNKRQDFKQLLTGMADKNINYYEKCQAAWESLLTVLQDKQTEDKTSETN, from the exons CAAGAGCCGGGTTTGACCAACGGCACGCCGGTAGAGATGTCAAACCCCGCCTCCACGTTGCAGCTGATCGACAGGCTGCAGCTGGATGACGAGCTGGAAGCAGACACTCAGGACCCATCAGAAACCCACGACCTTTTCGTCACCGTTGACGACCCAAAGAAACACGTCCTCACCATGGAGACCTACATCACTTACAGAGTCTCCACCAag ACAACACGGATAGAGTTTGACCTGCCAGAGTACTGTGTCCGACGGCGCTACCAGGACTTTGACTGGCTGAGGACAAAGCTGGAAGACAGCCAGCCAACCCACCTCATCCCT CCGCTTCCTGAGAAATTTGTGATGAAGGGCGTGGTGGATCGGTTCTCAGAGGAGTTTGTGGAGACGAGGATGAAAGCTCTGGATAAATTCTTAAAGCGAGTTGCTGACCACCCCGTCCTATCCTTCAACCCACATCTCAATGCTTTCCTGACTGCAAAG GACCTCAACAAGCGGCAGGGCTTAGCCCTGCTGACTAAAGTGGGAGAATCTGTGAAGCACGTAACCGGAGGCTACAAGCTGCGGGCACGGCCATCGGAGTTCTGTGCCATGGGAGAGTACTTGGACACGTTCAGCCAAAAACTGGGAACCCTGGATCGCATTGCCCAGAGAATACTCAAAGAACAGTCAG AGTATCTAACGGAGCTCCGGGAGTACAGTTCTGTTTACTCTAGCTGGGCTGGCTCCGAGGAGCAGCTGCAGCGCCCCTTGGAGGGTGTCGCTGGCTGTGTGACGACGTGCTGCGGGGCCATGGAGGACCTGAGTGATAGCACGAGCCAGGACTTCCTGCCTGTTCTTAGAGAATATGTTCTCTATATTGAATCCATGAAG AACGTTTTGAGGAAGCGAGACCAGAGCCAAGCCGAGTATGAGGGCCGCCTCGAAGCAGCTGTATTACGCAAACAAGAAGACCGAACACCC ATTCCAGTAGAAGTAGAAAAATGCCAGGACAAAGTGGAGTGTTTCAACGCTGATCTGAAAGCAGACTGGGAGCGCTGGCAGAGGAACAAGAGACAAGACTTCAAACAGCTTCTCACCGGCATGGCTGACAAAAATATCAACTATTATGAAAAG TGCCAGGCAGCGTGGGAATCTCTCCTAACTGTCCTCCAGGACAAACAGACTGAGGACAAAACCAGTGAGACGAACTGA